Proteins encoded together in one Lepisosteus oculatus isolate fLepOcu1 chromosome 2, fLepOcu1.hap2, whole genome shotgun sequence window:
- the fdft1 gene encoding squalene synthase isoform X2, whose translation MDILKSLGHPEEIYNLFKFKMGGCRTVMPKLDCESMSESLRTCYLYLNQTSRSFAAVIQALDGELRHAVCIFYLVLRALDTVEDDMTIPLDKKVPLLHNFNTFLYQEDWRFTESQEKDRQVLEDFPTISLEFRNLGQEYRDVIFDICHCMGVGMAEFLEKKVGSMKEWDKYCHYVAGLVGIGLSRLFSASQLEDPEVGRATDLANSMGLFLQKTNIIRDYLEDQKEGRAFWPKEAWSQFAARLEDFAQPQHLDSALSCLNLLVTDALRHVPDVISYLSRLRNQSVFNFCAIPQVMAIATLSACYNNPQVFQGVVKIRKGQAVTLMMQATSMGAVRVIISQYIQEIRQKVSPTDPTQDRTLQILDSIRDKNLSQDPLPSRVSSLSPVYLSAAMLLAALSWQYLSATTGQNSTGNMQGH comes from the exons ATGGATATACTGAAATCACTTGGCCACCCAGAAGAGATATataatctttttaaatttaaaatgggaGGCTGTAGGACGGTTATGCCAAAACTGGACTGC GAGTCGATGAGCGAGAGCCTGCGAACCTGCTACCTCTACCTCAATCAGACCAGCCGTAGCTTTGCAGCCGTGATCCAGGCTCTCGACGGAGAGTTACG ACACGCAGTGTGTATCTTTTATCTGGTGCTTCGTGCTCTGGACACAGTGGAAGATGATATGACTATTCCACTGGACAAGAAGGTCCCACTGCTGCACAACTTCAACACCTTTCTGTACCAGGAAGACTGGCGCTTCACCGAGAGCCAGGAGAAGGACCGGCAGGTGTTGGAGGATTTCCCAACG ATCTCATTAGAATTCCGTAACCTGGGCCAGGAATACCGGGATGTGATTTTTGACATCTGCCACTGCATGGGAGTTGGCATGGCAGAGTTCCTGGAGAAGAAGGTGGGCTCCATGAAAGAATGGGACAAG TATTGTCACTATGTGGCTGGTTTGGTTGGCATCGGGCTGTCGCGCCTCTTCTCTGCCTCCCAGCTGGAGGATCCTGAGGTGGGCAGAGCCACAGACCTCGCCAACTCCATGGGCCTTTTCCTGCAGAAGACCAACATCATCCGCGACTACCTGGAGGACCAGAAGGAGGGCCGGGCATTCTGGCCAAAAGAG GCATGGAGTCAGTTTGCTGCCAGGCTGGAGGACTTTGCACAGCCGCAACACCTGGACTCAGCCCTGAGCTGTCTCAACCTCCTGGTGACAGACGCTCTCCGTCACGTGCCAGACGTCATCAGCTACCTCTCCCGCCTCCGGAACCAGAGTGTCTTTAACTTCTGCGCAATCCCCCAG GTGATGGCAATAGCCACTCTGTCAGCCTGCTACAACAACCCACAGGTTTTCCAGGGTGTGGTGAAAATCCGCAAGGGACAGGCAGTGACCCTCATGATGCAGGCCACCAGCATGGGAGCGGTGCGGGTCATTATCTCTCAGTACATTCAGGAG ATTCGACAGAAGGTGTCACCCACAGACCCTACACAGGACAGAACGTTACAAATCCTGGATTCCATCCGCGATAAGAATCTGTCCCAGGACCCTCTGCCCTCCCGTGTCTCCAGTCTCTCTCCAGTCTATCTTTCTGCTGCCATGTTGCTAGCTGCTCTGAGCTGGCAGTACCTGAGTGCCACCACAGGGCAGAACAGCACGGGCAACATGCAAGGACACTGA
- the fdft1 gene encoding squalene synthase isoform X1: MAGPCCKSTLPFSVFKRTLSAPPRGPVTTSRPLLSWGRRSERGTQEGWWAARPPALKTGLSYRRPVFLCFSCQESMSESLRTCYLYLNQTSRSFAAVIQALDGELRHAVCIFYLVLRALDTVEDDMTIPLDKKVPLLHNFNTFLYQEDWRFTESQEKDRQVLEDFPTISLEFRNLGQEYRDVIFDICHCMGVGMAEFLEKKVGSMKEWDKYCHYVAGLVGIGLSRLFSASQLEDPEVGRATDLANSMGLFLQKTNIIRDYLEDQKEGRAFWPKEAWSQFAARLEDFAQPQHLDSALSCLNLLVTDALRHVPDVISYLSRLRNQSVFNFCAIPQVMAIATLSACYNNPQVFQGVVKIRKGQAVTLMMQATSMGAVRVIISQYIQEIRQKVSPTDPTQDRTLQILDSIRDKNLSQDPLPSRVSSLSPVYLSAAMLLAALSWQYLSATTGQNSTGNMQGH, encoded by the exons ATGGCCGGCCCATGCTGCAAGAGTACCTTGCCCTTCTCGGTGTTCAAACGGACTCTCTCTGCGCCACCACGGGGCCCCGTTACAACTTCGCGGCCTCTGCTGTCGTGGGGCAGGCGAAGTGAGAGGGGTACCCAGGAAGGCTGGTGGGCGGCCCGTCCCCCTGCCCTGAAGACGGGGCTGTCTTACCGACGCCcggtgtttctgtgtttctcaTGCCAGGAGTCGATGAGCGAGAGCCTGCGAACCTGCTACCTCTACCTCAATCAGACCAGCCGTAGCTTTGCAGCCGTGATCCAGGCTCTCGACGGAGAGTTACG ACACGCAGTGTGTATCTTTTATCTGGTGCTTCGTGCTCTGGACACAGTGGAAGATGATATGACTATTCCACTGGACAAGAAGGTCCCACTGCTGCACAACTTCAACACCTTTCTGTACCAGGAAGACTGGCGCTTCACCGAGAGCCAGGAGAAGGACCGGCAGGTGTTGGAGGATTTCCCAACG ATCTCATTAGAATTCCGTAACCTGGGCCAGGAATACCGGGATGTGATTTTTGACATCTGCCACTGCATGGGAGTTGGCATGGCAGAGTTCCTGGAGAAGAAGGTGGGCTCCATGAAAGAATGGGACAAG TATTGTCACTATGTGGCTGGTTTGGTTGGCATCGGGCTGTCGCGCCTCTTCTCTGCCTCCCAGCTGGAGGATCCTGAGGTGGGCAGAGCCACAGACCTCGCCAACTCCATGGGCCTTTTCCTGCAGAAGACCAACATCATCCGCGACTACCTGGAGGACCAGAAGGAGGGCCGGGCATTCTGGCCAAAAGAG GCATGGAGTCAGTTTGCTGCCAGGCTGGAGGACTTTGCACAGCCGCAACACCTGGACTCAGCCCTGAGCTGTCTCAACCTCCTGGTGACAGACGCTCTCCGTCACGTGCCAGACGTCATCAGCTACCTCTCCCGCCTCCGGAACCAGAGTGTCTTTAACTTCTGCGCAATCCCCCAG GTGATGGCAATAGCCACTCTGTCAGCCTGCTACAACAACCCACAGGTTTTCCAGGGTGTGGTGAAAATCCGCAAGGGACAGGCAGTGACCCTCATGATGCAGGCCACCAGCATGGGAGCGGTGCGGGTCATTATCTCTCAGTACATTCAGGAG ATTCGACAGAAGGTGTCACCCACAGACCCTACACAGGACAGAACGTTACAAATCCTGGATTCCATCCGCGATAAGAATCTGTCCCAGGACCCTCTGCCCTCCCGTGTCTCCAGTCTCTCTCCAGTCTATCTTTCTGCTGCCATGTTGCTAGCTGCTCTGAGCTGGCAGTACCTGAGTGCCACCACAGGGCAGAACAGCACGGGCAACATGCAAGGACACTGA